GAAGTCACCCAGCAGGTTTTTATTCGGCTATGGGAGAAGAGACATCTGGTTGATGCAAGCCGTTCTTTAGAGCACTACTTATATACAATTACCCGCAATTGTGCATTTAATCATCTAAAGCAAAAAGCAAATCAGGCTCATCTTAGTAATTTATGGGTGAATAATAGCTCTACAGTTACTGAAGATGATCTGGCATTGGCAGAATGCCAGCAGCTTACCGATGAGCTTATCAACTCCCTTCCCGAAAAGCGACAGATTATTTATAAGATGCACTTTGAAGAAGGGTACCTACCGGCTGAAATTGCTACTGCTTTAGGAATATCACTATCCACAGTAAAATCGCAGCTAACCAAGGCTACTAAAACGGTTAAAGGTTTTTTACTTAACTACCGTTCCGCCAGTGCCACCATACTTCTGCTGTTTTTCTAGATCCGCAAACAACCTGGCTATTGGTTAGATAATTTGTAACATATCTGTTTATTCATTGCACATGGTGTAAAATATAGTTAATTTTTTACTAGCGTAGTCCTCTCCTTTCTTTCGACTGTATTTATTGGGTACGTTGTTTCAGAAACAGTTCGCATGGATTACGCTAAGCAGTTGCTACAAAAGTATCTGAACGGATACTGTACTACGGAAGAAAAACGACAGCTTTATCGCTATTTGCTTCAAAGCGAAGCTAAAGATTATGATGAAGTGCTACACGCGCTCTGGGCTGAACTTTCGGATGTGCCCCAACCGGACACAGCTACCTCAGACCGGATATACCAATCGGTAGTAGCCAGTCAAACCACCTCAGAGCATCGTTTTTTAGCAAAGAAGAAATGGTATATCGCTGCTTCTCTTACCGGAGTACTGACTGTGCTAGCAGCTTGGTACTACCTCTTACCTCATACCCAAACGTACGAAACTCAGTACAGCGAAGTAAAAACGCTGGTGCTACCGGATAGCTCAATAGTCTACCTCAATGCCAATTCTAAAATCACTTATTCCTCTGACTTAGCCGAAAATACTACCCGCGAAGTATGGCTGAGTGGCGAAGCGTACTTTGAAATTACTCGTCGACAAGCACCATCGAACCAACCAGTAAAAATGATTGTGCATACTGCCCAAGTAGATATTGAAGTATTAGGCACTGCCTTTAATGTAAAAGATCGTCGGGGTATTACCCAAGTAGTGTTGGATGAAGGAAAAGTTCGTCTAAGGTCACCTCAGAGTGATGATGAATTAGTAGCTATGGAGCCGGGTGAAGCAGTTCAGGTGAACCAGCAACAGTTGTTCTCGGTAGAGAAAATTGGGGGCGAAACTCACGCATCTTCCTGGAAAGAAAATGAGCTGTACTTCGATAATCAGTCGCTACGGGAAATACAACAAGTGCTGGCTGATAACTACGGTCTGCAGTTACGATTTGCCAATTTTGCTGTGGGTGAGCTAACGTTTACCGGATCTGCTCCTGCCGATAATATATCAGTACTATTTACAACACTAGAAAAGTCATTCTCCCTAAGTATAGAAGAGATAAACGGTGAGTACGTGGTTAGGCGGAAGCCTTAAAAATACATGCAATCAATTACCTATCA
This region of Tunicatimonas pelagia genomic DNA includes:
- a CDS encoding FecR family protein — protein: MDYAKQLLQKYLNGYCTTEEKRQLYRYLLQSEAKDYDEVLHALWAELSDVPQPDTATSDRIYQSVVASQTTSEHRFLAKKKWYIAASLTGVLTVLAAWYYLLPHTQTYETQYSEVKTLVLPDSSIVYLNANSKITYSSDLAENTTREVWLSGEAYFEITRRQAPSNQPVKMIVHTAQVDIEVLGTAFNVKDRRGITQVVLDEGKVRLRSPQSDDELVAMEPGEAVQVNQQQLFSVEKIGGETHASSWKENELYFDNQSLREIQQVLADNYGLQLRFANFAVGELTFTGSAPADNISVLFTTLEKSFSLSIEEINGEYVVRRKP
- a CDS encoding RNA polymerase sigma factor — its product is MPNVAITESLVKRFIQGNPKAFRRIFDTLHAQVYAFSLKITKSPTEAEEVTQQVFIRLWEKRHLVDASRSLEHYLYTITRNCAFNHLKQKANQAHLSNLWVNNSSTVTEDDLALAECQQLTDELINSLPEKRQIIYKMHFEEGYLPAEIATALGISLSTVKSQLTKATKTVKGFLLNYRSASATILLLFF